The window GGGTGAAGGGTGGGGCCTCGTCACACGTCAAAAGCAGAAGGGGGCAGCAAGGGCACTTCAGCCGAGGCTTAGGGCTTGAGGAACTCAGGCAGAgtcaaaggaggaggaagaggaggggcacCATGACCACGGCCATGGCTCACCCTCAGGAAAGAGCGCCTCTCCTCCACGCCACgggaaggacagacagaacaCAGACCCCGTGGCCTCTGCTTGAGCCCCTACTGTAGCTGCAGGTAGTGACGGGGCCCCACAGGTGGCCCTGCACCCTGCTGTACACCAGGCTGGGATCCCAAGGAAAGGGACCTAGACTGGGCGTGGTCCTTTGAAGCTGAGTCAGTGCCTGTGTACAGGGTTGTGCCTCTGGGGACCAAAGTGGCTACTGCTGCCTGCCCAAAGGTTGGTGACCCCCTGCCAGGCTCCCGTCAAGCCAGGTGGCAGATGGGGGGGGTTCCCTTACTCCCACTCAAGGTGTGTGGAGCAGCCTAAGCCTGCCTGGAGATGCTAGGCTTTGCTACGCTGGCAGACATACCCACTGACTTCTGGAGTATGGGGGTACGTGAGAAACCCAGGACCCTGGTCCAAGCCAACTAGAGAAGAGGGCAGAGGTGACCCCAAAGGTCCAAAATTAGCACCAGGAAGAAGGGCCCAGTGTGTGcgtggtgggggtaggggtggggactCAGGACAGGGAGTGCCTTAGCTGACCAACAATGACTCCATCTTGTGGGTGATTGTTCCCGGTGAAGGGCTTCTCCTGATTTGAGCTCCGCTAGGTACTGGAGGGAATCCACAGGTGCTCGTCCTCCACCCCAGGACTTCAAGACTTTGAGTCCCCTAAGACGTGTGGCCTCACCCCACCTGCTGGCGCCTTGGCCAGGGAGACCCTTTCTGGTCCCCTCAGAGACTCCCCAAAAGTAACAATAAGGCACAGACAGGCTGGCCTGGGGCGGCAAGGGGACACCGGGCTGGGACCTCGGTGGGCGTAAGCCGCCTGTGTAAACCTGCTGTGAcatggactgggagggggatccCCGTTCTTAGGGGGGCTGATATGGGTTGGCCTGTCTCTCACCAAGGGATGACCCACGGCTCAGAGGTTTGGGGTGAGTGTAGAGTGTAGTGACGGGCAGAGCACCCCCCACCCGCAACTCGAGGTGCATAGGGACCACACACGTGTCTGGGGCCTGTGAGGCGGAGGGTGAGGGTGGGCAGGCGCCAGGGAGGGCCGGGCTGCTGGGTTTGAGTGTGGAGCACAGGATGGGGACCGGGGACTGGGGTGCCCCGACAGCTCACATGACAGAACAACATCTACAGCGAGGCTTCTTCATGTCAAGATCCTGGGTGTCGCTGGGTGTGGTCGTGGTCCCCGCCTGGATCTCCTCCTTGGAGGCTGGGAGCTCAGCCGCGCTGCCATTGAGAGGCGCGGGCTCCCTGGGCGTGGCCGCGTCTTCGATCACCACCAGTTCGGCCTTGATGGTGTCCTGCAGGCCCAGCACCTTCttggtctctgcttcatcttccaCATTCTGATAACCCATGAAGACCATGGTGACCGGGGGCTCCTGACCGGGCTGGATGCCTGGTGGGCCTGACGTGGCCTCTCCTGGTTGAGCCTCAACTCCTGTGATCTCCCTTCTGGATGGCGTGGTCCTGGTGACATCCTCTGCGAGTCCCCGAGGCTCCGCTGGCCCAGCTGTGGACCCTGCCTCGCTCAGTGTGACCTCATCGGCCTTGTGAATGAGTTCATCCACCTCAGAAGAACTTAGAGGCTGGATTCCGTTCTCGGCGATGCCGTCCACGGCGTGGACCACTGCGTGGGGACACACAGAGAGTGTTAGCAGGGCGGTGCTGGGACAGAGCTGAGCGGCTGAGGCAGGCACCTACCTTGACAGCCAGCTCCTGTGGTACACATCTGTCATTCCAGTGCCCAAGGAGACCGAGATAGGATGCCTGACACGCTCTCCAGTCCCTGCGTCCTGGGTGCTGGGACAACAGGTATGCACTATCAGGCCTGGCTGTCACTTTCTGAGTTATGGGGGACTAAATAAGGACAATGCCTCCTCACGGAGGGGAACAGCTGTCTACAGCCCCAGAGCACACCTGAACCTCAGCTTTGCAAATTCCTCTGGGATCCTAGACTGCAGGGGACACAGACAGGGTGGTTCCCGGGATCCAATGAAGGGTCAGGGCTGCCACCCCCAGATGTCAGCTTCCCACCCCTGGAAGAGAGTCCCTGTGCCTGGCCTCTTGGTGACACTGGAGGTGTAGAAGGTGGGGTCAAATCTCTCCCATGAGTCTGGGCCCCTAAGATGAGAATCCAAGCCATCAGTCTCCACGGAAACAGATCTCCTGCTGTTACCAAGCAACCAGGGTCCAGTCTAGCTGGTTCTGAGTCCCCAGAGAGACTGTGCAGAGGTGGGTGGAATGGCCCAGGGTGGAGCCCTGTGGAGCCACTTTGGGAGTGGCTCAGTGCAATGGATATGAGCCTTGCTGTCCTTCACAGTCACATCCATTGGGGCCAGCGAGTCCCACGCCAGTTACACCCGCAATAAGGGATGTGTTCACACAGAAACATGCCCAGTACTAAAACAAACACAGCAGTCCTTCTGCACGCTCTGACACACACCATAGCACGGAGGGACCTTAAAGACACCATGTTTGCTCAGTGAGAAAACCAGACACAAAAGGCCACATAGTGGGGATCTCCATGATAGGAACTGTCTGAAACAGTGCACTCctgaaacagtgtgtgtgtgagtgcgtgtatgtgtgtgtgtgtgtgtgtgttcatttgtgggTGTAATGGGATGGGAGATAGTTCATCAGGGTGGGGGCTTCCTTTGGGGTAATGCAATGTTCTGAAAGTATATAAAATTACTATACACCAGGGACCAAACCTTATAAATCACAAACTGTAAAAAGGAGAATTAAAtggtatatatttatttctttaaataaaggaCGGGGTGGGGACCAATTTGACTTTATGATTCCTGCTAAAAAATATCCCAGATTAGATGTATCTAGTTTCCTCAACATCACTTCCCCACAGATCAGTCCAGTAAACACTTATAAAACCAGCCAGGAAAGCTAGAAATACCAACTTAGAATCCCACAGGGGGTGAGATGGAGGTGGAGGCTTAGGGGTGGAGCCCTCATCAGgaatcccccaatgaggggctgggggcgtggtcaGGGTGGAGCCccacctagaatcccccagtgaggggctaggggcaTGGTCAGGGGTGGAGCCCTAATCTaggatcccccagtgagggggctgggggcgtggtcaGGGGTGGAGCCccgcctagaatcccccagtgaggggctgggggtatgGTCAGGGGTGGAGCTCTcatctagaatcccccagtgggGGGCTGGGAGCATGGTCAGGGGTGGAGCCccgcctagaatcccccagtgaggggctggggggtaTGGTCAGGGGTGGAGTTCTcatctagaatcccccagtgaggggctgggggcgtggtcaGGAGTGGAGCCccgcctagaatcccccagtgggAGGCTGGGAGCATGGTCAGGAGTGGAGCCCCTGCTAAGAACTCCCAGTGAGGGATTGGGGAGTGGCTTAGTTGTTAGCCTTTGTCTAGCACTCTGGGGGCTCTGCCTTTTGTCCTCAGCATCACAGACACATAAAACTAGATCTCTTCTATACCAGCAATATCCCTCTACCTACACCATCCATCGATTTCGGGCCACAGTCCCTTCTCCCTTGCAGCTCaaagcccctcccccttttttaaaaatgtatttattatgtatacagcatactgcttgcatgtatgcctgcaggccagaagaggacactagaTCTCATCAcacatggttatgagccaccatgtggttgctgggaattgaactcaggatctttggaagagcagccagtgcttttgttgttgttgttgtttggtttttcgagacagggtttcatagccctggctgtcctggaactgactctgtagaccaggctggccttaaactcagaaatccacctgcctctgccttccaagtgcggagtaaaaggcgtgcaccaccactgcccggtgctcttaacctctgaaccatctctccagtccccacagcCCTTCTTTCAGTGTCCACCTCTGCgcacctcagggcctttgcacaagCTGTGGCTCCCGCCAGGTGCTGTTTCCTTCTCTTGGCTATGCGACCGGGGGGCCTCTGAGAAGATCCCTCCTCACTTCAACTTTGAGTGGCAGACAAGAGTTTTACAATGGCTGAACCTGCCTCTATATTTCACCTCAGTGCTCAGCCCACAGCCCAGGTTCTGAAAGACTGACCAGGCCAGGAGACAGGGCTGGGTGGGGCAATCTTGGCTCTGCTGGGTGCCCTTGCAGCAGGCATGGGCTTCTCATACCTTTCGTTTCGTCCTCGTAGACTTTCACGCCCTGAGGGAGTGGGTCCCGGGGGAGCAATGTGGTGCTGGACAGCACCCTGGTCTCCCCGGTCACCTTGTCCTTCTCCACCGTGATCTCCACCGAGTACATGGCTGATACGAGAGGCATGGGGTTACCCCACGACCCATCTGCCCTCAGGTGCCCCCCGCCGGGCTGCGGCCAAGCCAGGGAAGAAAGGTAGCAGTAGGGCCAAGCAGAGATGGAAGTCACGCGGGGGACGCTGAGCACCCCTGCCAGATGCAGCCCTCCCCACTCCAGAGCCTTCCGTAGCTCTGGAGGACAAGGGTTCAAGTATGCATTCTGCTCAGAACCTGTAGCCCATGCTAATGTCCCACCCCAGGACCCCATGTCCTTCCATCTATGCCCACTGAGTCCTGCTGAGTCACCAGACTCTTCTGAACTCCCAGagctctacctgtctctgcctcctgcatgctggaattaaaggtgtggccgCCATGCCCAGTGAGATGAATTTTCACAGCAGCTGCCCAGGCACTGACCATGTTCCTCCCCAGAAACCTCTTCATGGTGCTCTGAGAGGTGCCAAACCCTAGTGGCCACATCAGCCCTCACACTGAATCGAGCTGAGTTCCCAGGACTTCATATCAGCCTGTTATCCATCCCCACTGGCTGGGCCCCTTCACGGTCACCTCCAGAAacatctggaactttctactgCTGACCCACACAGTACCCCACAACCCAGGCTGGGACCTGGCATGGCTCTCTGGCCCAGTGGTCTCTTCGGTCCTGATCTGTTCTCTGTGCAGCTACCAGAGGTCACTTGTAAGCACATGGCTGAGTGGGTATCCCTGCTCTTCCCAAGGCTGTCCTACAAGGCTCGAGGACCCTGAGAGCCACTTCCCATtgccctctttccttttcccagcaTGGTTAACTGAACAGCCCCTCGAACCTGCCAGAATACCAACTCCTCCTCTTTCACATCTGGCTTCATATgcgtttgttgaatgaataactGACTGTAAGTTAATTATTTGACTCTGTACCTCCATACCTACTTATAAGGCTGCCCGCTCCACTGGGCAGGATGTGTGAGCTCTCTACATGAACAGATGGGGGTGGGAACCACACCCGGTGTTACTACTGACAGCACCTTCTGAATTACGGAGTATCCCCTGGGCCTTCTGAGCTTGCACCTCGTTGAGAAATTCTAGGCCTCCTGCTGTTCTGCTTGCTCTGGGGTGCTCTAATAGAGTACtcattgtttggtttttcgagacagggtttctctgtgtagccttggctgtcctggaactcactctgtagaccaggctggccttgaactcagaaatccacctgcctctgactcccaagtgctgggactaaaggtgtgcgccaccaccgaccCACCACCGCTTAGAGTACTCATTAACCCCTTGTTTTTCTAGGTTTTGGGTACAGAACATGTCAGGTCCTACGTGAGGTCAGTGTGATGCTGGAACCCctggagcaggcaggcaggatgtGATGCAAGCATGGTCAGGCATGTGGGAGCATGTTCAGCCTGTATGCCACCTCTGGGTCCCCAGGCTGAGGTTAGGGATGAAAGCCACGGGCACTGGGTTAGAGCCCCCATGCTGGGCCCATCTTCTCAGAGAAGCCTGGGCCAGTCACAGCAAAGCAAAGGGGCTCTGAGGTCACCAGACACCCCGCTAAGGGCAGCTCCAGGTGAACCTCTCACCCTGCAGGACTCAGACAGAGCCTCAGATGATAGCTAGACACAGGGTAGGGAGGCGGAGTCACTCACCTGCTTTCATCATTGTGGATCCCCCAGGACTCCGCACTGGTGTGGACATGCGATTCTCTGCATGGGGCAAAGggtggagaaagagatggagtcAGAGACAAGAATGCAGGATCCCCCTCAAACATCTCTACAAGAGCATGAATCCAGACCCCAATATACCTGGTCCACAGACATGGCCAGATCTGCATATGGCCTAAACAACCAGAACACGGACTGGAACCCcagacccccaacacatacaccTGGATCCCAGGCCCTCAACACTTACACCTGCACCCCCAGGACCACAACACACTGCATCTCAGACTGCCAACACATGCATCCACACCCGTAGATTTCCAACACATTCATCTGTACTTCAGACCCCAACACATGCAACTGCACCCCACCTTTAGACTCCCCCAACACTTTCTCCTATTCCCTGAGAGTCTCAATACACGAAACCGCGCCCTCAGACCCCCAACACGCCTGCACCTCAAATCCTTCAGACCTCTGACATCACCTGGGTTCCAGACGCCAACACAGCCACAGTCCTCCAGAGACCACAGCTACATCCTCCAGCACTGTGCACACCCAGGGCCCCTCACCCCACAGCTAGCCCAGCTCAGCCCCAGACTCCTCATTACTCAGCCCAAAATGACTTTCACAGAACCCCTGAGAGCCCTGCgtggattttcttttaattattaatttttaattctacAGCGAGACTAAGGACACTCCCTATGAATAATTAACAGCAAATCAGGTCAGAGAGTCCTAGGGATCTATTGACAGCCATGCCAGCTGTACTGGGCAGAAACACACGCTCAAAAGTGATCTCAAAAAACAGAGCTgagatgggcatggtggcactcaggaggcagaggcaggcgtctctgagttcaaggccaacctggtctacagagggatagccaggactatgtaaagacctttcctcaaaaataaataaataaaaataaataatagggcTGGGCTCAGACTCAGTGGGCAGAGCTTGCCTGGCACATAGGAATCCCTGGTCGCATCCCCAGCACTACAGAGACCAGCATACTGGCACTGTCAGCTCCAGTGattgggaggtaggggcaggaagatcaggacttcagggtcatcctcagccacagtaagtttgaggctagcctgggctacatgagactttttttgtttgtttttgtttttcttttcttttttttttttttgattttgttttgttttgactggctgtcctggaactcactctgtagaccaggctggcctcgaactcagaaatctgcctgcctctgcctcccaagtgctgggattaaaggtgtgcgccaccactacctggcaatctgtctctctctctttttttaacatGTGTGTGAGATACTTATTCATGAGGGCATgtacacaagtgtgcatgtgcacacagaagcCCAAAGTTGACACCCTGTGCCATTCTCTGGggggtatttcttttttatttttttattatttatttatttatttatttttagaattagattttttaaagatttattttatttattttatgtgtatgagtacactgtagctgtacaaatggccatgagctatcatgtgtgtagctggtgggaattgaactcaggacctctgccggccccgctcccTCTGGCTCTACtggctctggtgtaattcacttgtcttcagacaccagaagagggcgttagatcttattaagggtggttgtgagccaccatgtggttgctgggatccaaactcaggacctttggaagagcagtcagtgctcttacccgctgagccatctcatcagccctgcgGGGTATTTCTTAAGTGTATTATATTTGagttaggtgtatgtgtgtgtgcacatgtatgcaaatGCTCATAGAATcaagtcccctggagctggagtaacagtcGGTTgcgagctgcctgacatgggtgctgggaactgcactcAGGCCTCTGGAGGAGCATGTATGcctgaccactgagctacctcccaaCCCTGCCTGTTTCTCACGTTGCCTGAAGCTTACTGATTAGGCTAAGCTGGCCTGTCAGCGAGTCCAGGTTCCTTCCCCTGTGgcttcctcagcactgggatggcATGGGTGACGTTTTACAGATGTTAAGCCAGAGGCCAGCCAGCTGAGCACTATGGCACAGAAAGTGGATGTGGACCTGCTGGTCAGGGCACTCCTCAACATGATCCATAAAGTGTGCTGACTGAGAGCGCTTCACCCTCACCCGCCATCCCACATCTCACCACCAGAGGGCGCCAGAGGCCGCATGTCCTGGCTGGAAGCTTACCTTTTGGGGTGCCCAGTGGAGTCTgtaagaaagagggaaaggattAGAACTGTGCACTCAGTCTCTTCCACAGCCCTAAGCTCCATTCTAGGCTGGAAAATGAGGCTGTCAGTCTGACAGCCTTGGAAGGCAGGATTAGCCTTTAGTGGGGTCTCCAGCAAAAGCTGTCAATTTGTGCTTGGAGAATTCCTGTTCAATCCTCAAAACTCAAATCCTCTGGGAAGTCTGCTCACACTCCTCATGACCCTGGGGGAAGGGTGGGCCTCCCAGTGCCCAGCGATTGCCTGAGAACTGGTCCCCTTCTCAGCTGACAGTGCTCATGAGCCAAGAGGCTGGGGCCAGCACTCAGATCGACATTTTGGTCTCCCCAAAACCAGGGTAGCATTCAACAGACAAGGGCTAGCCTAGCTCTCCCTAGCAGTAGCAGAGCACTTTTCCAGTATCCACAGCGCCTACAGATCTCCTGTCAGCTGTGTGGCCTGGAGTCAGACCCTTAACCTCTCTGGCCTTGGGTTTGGTCCTTCCTCCATCACAGGGAGGTGTTTAAAACTATTTATGGGCAGGTGTGGCATcttaaacctttaatcccagagctcaggaggcagaggcagcaggatcccAGTGGGTTTGAGGCTAACCTCATCTAAATAgtgagatgctgcctcaaaaaaaaaaaacaaaaaaacaaaactaaacacaaacCATATTGCTTATTATAATTATGACTGGAGAAGCGGGGTCCTGGCTAAGGATGGGGAAATTATTCCCACCAGAAAGGTATGTACACTGTGTTTATTTAGTTCATGGGCATGTACATGGGACATGTTGAATAACACACAGCATCAACAGGGCCGCGAGACAAGCAGCAGGGTCTGAGCTCTGGTCCCCGCACCCTTGCCTGCAAAACCCACacgggaaggcagagacaggaggatcctcaGGACTGCTGAACAGGGTTAGCagaagaacttgtctcaaaaatgaaataaagaagttgggtgaggctggagagatggctcacagcctaagagccctggctgcttccACAGAGGACTCACAGACTCAgagggcagctcacaatcacctgtaactccagttccagggggggTCTGACGCTCCCTTTTGGCCATTGTGGttactgcactcatgtgcacacacagagacacacatataaacacataatttaaaataaatcttttttttttttgagacagggtttctctgtgtagccctggctgtcctggaactcactctgtagaccaggctggcctcaaactcagaaatccacctgcctctgcctcccaagtgctgggattaaaggcctgagccaccactgcctggctttaaaaataaatcctttaaagtcaggcatggtggtgtatgcctttaatccagaggcagaggtaaagattatacgtaagtacactgtagctgtcttcagacattccagaagagggcaccagatctcattatggatggctgtgagccaccacgtggttgctgggatttgaactcaggatcttcagaagagtagtcggtgctcttaaccgatgagccatctatctctccagccccaatatttcaaataaataataataatgtggagATCAACTGAGGCAGACACATCATGtcaacctgtgtcctctgcacaCATATGTACCTATGTGGTACACATAGATTTCACGTACACAGACCCACATATGAACACAGatgcatacgcacatgcacacccacacatatacataaaaagcaGCATGAACAACTGGATGTGGCAGCACAGGCTTGATGATGTTGGTACAGGAAGGGCCTGAGTTCTATGCCAGCCCGAGCTAGCCTGTATACagtgagattccatctcaaaagaTCCAAAACTTAGGTCAGCAAGATGGTGGCTCACGGGGCAAAGGTACTTGCCATCAAACCTGAAGACTccagttcaatctctgggacccacataaaggtTGAAAAGGTAGAACTGACCGTAAGGGGTCCTCTGCCTGTGTAGTATGTGTACGTGCCCCGtaatagtataaataaataagtaattaaaagtaagaatacttcaaggccagcctagtgtacagagcaagttctaggcatccagggctacacagagaaatcctgtctcaaaagacaaaaaaagaaaaaaaaaaagaatattaggttaatttttttttattaggctAAGATGTGGATCAGTAATTAGGGGTTGACTAACATGCCTCAGGTCCCAGGTTCAATACACAATACtcccaccaaaaaaaagaaaacaagaaagaaactgagaattaagctgggcagtggtggcgcacccctttaatcccagcacttgggaggcagaggcaggcggatttctgagttcgaggccagcctggtctacagagtgaattccaggacagccagggctatacccagagagaaaccctgtctcgaaaaaccattaaaaaaaaaaaaaaaagcaaaggaaagtcTGAGGGTGGGGTCCACTAAGTCATCAGACTGTAGTCACCAACAGGCACAGAAGTTGCCTCCACATACAGGAAACTAAAGCTCAGAAAGGTCAAGCAACTCCTCTCAGGTTACACAGTCTCCGTTGCCATGCAGTGAGGAAGGGGTTGGTGCTGCTCGGACCACCTCTTCGGGAGTCTCTCACCTGCTGAGCGTTCACCAAGGTTTCAGACTTCTGCTCCTCCTTGACTGGGCTTGCAGACGGGGGCCGGCCTGGGCTGGGGGCAGCTGGGGCCGACTCTCCAAACTCCAGAACATCAATTTCTTTCTCGAGCCTGTGGAGGGTGAGAGGCACACACAGGGCTCTGCAaattcagtttgtttttgtttttgtttttctttccccaagacaggatttcttttttatagccctggctgtcctagtactcactaagcagaccaggctggccttgacctgaGAGATCCTCCGGCCTccgcctccagagtgctggggtgacaggtgggcCCCACAATGCTCAGCTCTAACttagttttctgtctttcttacatttacttattaccacatagtgtctgtgtgtgtgcacacaggctaCAGTGCAGGGACGGCACCACgtgagttctggg is drawn from Mastomys coucha isolate ucsf_1 unplaced genomic scaffold, UCSF_Mcou_1 pScaffold4, whole genome shotgun sequence and contains these coding sequences:
- the Palm gene encoding paralemmin-1 isoform X2; its protein translation is MEVLATDTASQQERLQAIAEKRRKQAEIESKRRQLEDDRRQLQYLKSKALRERWLLEGTPSSASEGDEDMRKQMQEDEQKARGLEESITRLEKEIDVLEFGESAPAAPSPGRPPSASPVKEEQKSETLVNAQQTPLGTPKENRMSTPVRSPGGSTMMKAVVHAVDGIAENGIQPLSSSEVDELIHKADEVTLSEAGSTAGPAEPRGLAEDVTRTTPSRREITGVEAQPGEATSGPPGIQPGQEPPVTMVFMGYQNVEDEAETKKVLGLQDTIKAELVVIEDAATPREPAPLNGSAAELPASKEEIQAGTTTTPSDTQDLDMKKPRCRCCSVM
- the Palm gene encoding paralemmin-1 isoform X1; the encoded protein is MEVLATDTASQQERLQAIAEKRRKQAEIESKRRQLEDDRRQLQYLKSKALRERWLLEGTPSSASEGDEDMRKQMQEDEQKARGLEESITRLEKEIDVLEFGESAPAAPSPGRPPSASPVKEEQKSETLVNAQQTPLGTPKENRMSTPVRSPGGSTMMKAAMYSVEITVEKDKVTGETRVLSSTTLLPRDPLPQGVKVYEDETKVVHAVDGIAENGIQPLSSSEVDELIHKADEVTLSEAGSTAGPAEPRGLAEDVTRTTPSRREITGVEAQPGEATSGPPGIQPGQEPPVTMVFMGYQNVEDEAETKKVLGLQDTIKAELVVIEDAATPREPAPLNGSAAELPASKEEIQAGTTTTPSDTQDLDMKKPRCRCCSVM